The following proteins are encoded in a genomic region of Amycolatopsis sulphurea:
- the paaZ gene encoding phenylacetic acid degradation bifunctional protein PaaZ yields the protein MGLLRSYVSGGWHTASEEGAPLHDAATGEEVARISSKGVDFAGALEYGRSVGGPALRELTFHQRAALLKSLASHLREHREELYALSAKTGATLGDSKFDIDGGIGVLFSYGSKGKRELPNDTVYVDGAVEPLSKGGTFVAQHIATPLRGVAIQINAFNFPVWGPLEKLAPAFLAGVPSLIKPASQTAYLTARLVELIIESGILPEGSVQFVAGSVGDLLDHVTAQDLVSFTGSASTAQKLRAHPAIVRNSVRFNAEADSLNCSILAPDARPSTPEFDLFVKQLATEMTVKAGQKCTAIRRAFVPAEMLDDVAAAVSARLAKVTVGNPSAEGVRMGALASLEQREEVRRSLKALLDAGSIVFGDPDHVDVVDGDEARGAFISPVLLKADPERAEPHEVEAFGPVSTLLPYTSVEQVIKLAARGGGSLAGSIVTGDPEFAREVVLGVAPYHGRLLVLDSDDAKESTGHGSPMPQLVHGGPGRAGGGEEMGGIRSVLHHMQRTAVQGSPKVLSAVSGRWVTGAPRLEDDVHPFRKSLAELRIGDSVTAGPRTVTQSDVDHFAEFTGDTFYAHTDPEAAAANPLFGGIVAHGYLVVSFAAGLFVSPEPGPVLANYGLESLRFLTPVKVGDSLTVTLTAKQITPRIDQDYGEVRWDADVTNADGESVAKYDVLTLVSKEQP from the coding sequence ATGGGTTTGCTCCGCAGCTACGTCTCCGGGGGTTGGCACACGGCGTCCGAAGAGGGGGCCCCGCTGCACGACGCGGCGACCGGGGAGGAGGTCGCGCGCATCTCGTCGAAGGGCGTCGACTTCGCCGGCGCGCTGGAATACGGCCGGAGCGTCGGCGGTCCGGCGCTGCGTGAGCTGACGTTCCACCAGCGGGCCGCGCTGCTGAAGTCGCTCGCTTCGCACCTGCGTGAACACCGCGAAGAGCTGTACGCGCTGTCCGCGAAGACGGGTGCCACGCTGGGCGACTCCAAGTTCGACATCGACGGCGGCATCGGCGTGCTGTTCAGCTACGGCTCGAAGGGCAAGCGCGAGCTGCCGAACGACACGGTGTACGTCGACGGTGCGGTGGAGCCGCTGAGCAAGGGCGGCACGTTCGTCGCCCAGCACATCGCCACACCACTGCGCGGCGTCGCGATCCAGATCAACGCGTTCAACTTCCCGGTGTGGGGGCCGCTGGAGAAGCTCGCCCCCGCGTTCCTCGCCGGGGTGCCCAGCCTGATCAAACCGGCGAGCCAGACCGCCTACCTGACCGCGCGGCTGGTCGAGCTGATCATCGAGTCCGGCATCCTGCCCGAGGGCTCGGTGCAGTTCGTCGCGGGCAGCGTCGGCGACCTGCTCGACCACGTGACGGCGCAGGATCTGGTGTCGTTCACCGGTTCGGCCTCCACCGCGCAGAAGCTGCGGGCGCACCCGGCGATCGTGCGTAACTCGGTGCGCTTCAACGCCGAAGCCGACTCGCTGAACTGCTCGATCCTCGCGCCGGACGCGCGGCCGTCGACGCCGGAATTCGACCTCTTCGTGAAGCAGCTCGCCACCGAGATGACGGTGAAGGCGGGGCAGAAGTGCACCGCGATCCGGCGCGCGTTCGTGCCCGCCGAGATGCTCGACGACGTCGCCGCTGCGGTGAGCGCGCGGCTGGCGAAGGTGACCGTGGGCAACCCGAGCGCCGAAGGCGTCCGGATGGGCGCGCTGGCCAGCCTGGAGCAGCGCGAAGAGGTACGCCGTTCGCTGAAGGCGCTGCTCGACGCGGGCAGCATCGTGTTCGGCGACCCGGATCACGTCGACGTGGTGGACGGCGACGAGGCGAGGGGCGCGTTCATCTCGCCGGTGCTGCTCAAGGCCGACCCCGAACGGGCGGAACCGCATGAGGTCGAGGCGTTCGGCCCAGTGTCCACATTGCTGCCCTACACCTCTGTCGAGCAGGTCATCAAGCTGGCCGCGCGCGGCGGCGGCAGCCTCGCCGGGTCGATCGTCACCGGCGACCCGGAATTCGCGCGCGAGGTCGTGCTGGGCGTCGCGCCGTACCACGGCCGGTTGCTGGTGCTGGATTCCGACGACGCGAAGGAGTCCACCGGGCACGGCTCGCCGATGCCGCAACTGGTCCACGGTGGACCCGGGCGCGCCGGCGGCGGCGAGGAGATGGGCGGCATCCGCAGTGTGCTGCACCACATGCAGCGCACTGCGGTGCAGGGCAGCCCGAAGGTGCTCAGCGCGGTCTCCGGTCGCTGGGTCACGGGTGCGCCGCGCCTCGAAGACGACGTGCACCCGTTCCGGAAGTCCTTGGCGGAGCTGCGGATCGGCGACAGCGTGACGGCGGGTCCGCGCACCGTGACACAGTCCGATGTGGACCACTTTGCCGAGTTCACCGGGGACACCTTCTACGCGCACACCGATCCCGAAGCGGCCGCGGCGAACCCGCTGTTCGGCGGGATCGTGGCGCACGGCTACCTGGTCGTGTCGTTCGCGGCCGGGCTGTTCGTCTCGCCGGAGCCCGGTCCGGTGCTGGCCAACTACGGCCTGGAGAGTCTGCGTTTCCTGACCCCGGTGAAGGTCGGCGACTCGCTCACCGTGACGCTCACCGCCAAGCAGATCACCCCGCGGATCGACCAGGACTACGGCGAGGTCCGCTGGGACGCCGACGTGACGAACGCCGACGGCGAGTCGGTCGCCAAGTACGACGTGCTCACCCTCGTCTCCAAGGAGCAGCCGTGA
- the paaI gene encoding hydroxyphenylacetyl-CoA thioesterase PaaI produces the protein MFEVDKASRALGINLREAGEGRAVATMTVTESMVNGHAIAHGGYVFLLADTAFACACNSHGPVTVASGAEISFVTAGRLGDHLVATAVERTRYGRNGIYDVTVHRETPEGPEVVAEFRGRSRVIEKSRENA, from the coding sequence ATGTTCGAGGTCGACAAGGCGTCCCGCGCGCTCGGCATCAACCTGCGCGAAGCCGGCGAAGGCCGCGCCGTGGCCACGATGACGGTCACCGAGTCCATGGTCAACGGCCACGCGATCGCGCACGGCGGCTACGTGTTCCTGCTCGCCGACACCGCCTTCGCGTGCGCGTGCAATTCCCACGGACCCGTCACAGTCGCGTCCGGCGCGGAGATCTCCTTCGTCACGGCCGGACGGCTGGGCGACCATCTCGTGGCCACCGCCGTCGAGCGCACTCGCTACGGCCGCAACGGCATCTACGACGTCACCGTGCATCGGGAGACCCCCGAAGGGCCGGAGGTCGTCGCCGAGTTCCGCGGCCGCAGCCGCGTCATCGAGAAGTCACGGGAAAACGCATGA
- the paaK gene encoding phenylacetate--CoA ligase PaaK, giving the protein MKDSAEKLSADELAALQLERLQWTLRHAYHHVPFYRRKFDEAGVHPKDCHELADLAKFPFTTKADLRDNYPFGMFAVPQKDIRRLHASSGTTGKPTVVGYTEDDLDVWATVMARSIRAAGGRPGHKLHNAYGYGLFTGGLGAHYGAEKLGCTVIPASGGMTARQVQLITDFRPEIIMVTPSYMLTLLDEFERQGVDPRASSLKVGIFGAEPWTEQMRAEIEERFAIDAVDIYGLSEVMGPGVAQECVETKDGLHVWEDHFFPEVIDPFTEEVLPSGVQGELLFTSLTKQALPIIRYRTRDLTRLLPGTARPAFRRMEKVTGRSDDLIILRGVNVFPTQIEEIVLRTAALSPHFQLVRTTRGRLDHLTVRVEARHDADGQDRATAAAALVAGVKDGVGVSVSVEVVDPDTLERSAGKMRRVIDDRDRG; this is encoded by the coding sequence ATGAAGGACAGTGCCGAGAAGCTGAGCGCGGACGAACTGGCGGCCCTGCAGCTGGAGCGCCTGCAGTGGACGCTTCGGCACGCATACCACCACGTTCCGTTCTACCGCAGGAAGTTCGACGAAGCCGGGGTGCACCCGAAGGACTGTCACGAGCTGGCCGACCTCGCGAAGTTCCCGTTCACCACGAAAGCGGACCTGCGGGACAACTACCCGTTCGGCATGTTCGCCGTGCCGCAGAAGGACATCCGGCGACTGCACGCGTCCAGCGGCACCACCGGGAAACCGACGGTGGTCGGCTACACCGAGGACGACCTGGACGTGTGGGCGACCGTGATGGCCCGGTCCATCCGCGCGGCGGGCGGACGTCCGGGACACAAGCTGCACAATGCGTACGGTTACGGCCTGTTCACCGGCGGGCTCGGCGCGCACTACGGCGCGGAGAAGCTCGGCTGCACGGTGATCCCCGCGTCCGGCGGGATGACCGCACGGCAGGTCCAGCTGATCACCGACTTCCGGCCGGAGATCATCATGGTCACCCCGTCGTACATGCTGACTCTGCTGGACGAGTTCGAACGCCAGGGTGTCGACCCGCGAGCAAGCTCGCTGAAGGTCGGCATCTTCGGCGCGGAGCCGTGGACCGAGCAGATGCGCGCGGAGATCGAGGAGCGCTTCGCGATCGACGCGGTGGACATCTACGGCCTGTCCGAGGTGATGGGGCCGGGCGTCGCGCAGGAATGCGTGGAGACCAAGGACGGCCTGCACGTCTGGGAGGACCACTTCTTCCCCGAGGTGATCGACCCGTTCACCGAGGAAGTACTGCCCTCCGGCGTGCAGGGCGAGCTGCTGTTCACCTCGCTGACCAAGCAGGCGCTGCCGATCATCCGTTACCGCACCCGCGATCTGACCCGGCTGCTGCCGGGCACCGCGCGCCCGGCCTTCCGGCGGATGGAAAAGGTCACCGGACGCAGCGACGACCTGATCATCCTGCGCGGGGTGAACGTGTTCCCCACCCAGATCGAGGAGATCGTGCTGCGCACCGCCGCGCTCAGCCCGCACTTCCAGCTGGTGCGCACCACCCGTGGCCGGCTCGACCACCTCACCGTGCGAGTGGAGGCTCGGCACGACGCGGACGGCCAGGACCGCGCCACGGCCGCGGCGGCGCTGGTCGCGGGGGTCAAGGACGGGGTCGGGGTGAGCGTGTCGGTCGAGGTGGTGGACCCGGACACGCTGGAACGCTCGGCCGGTAAAATGCGCCGCGTGATCGACGACCGGGACCGCGGGTGA
- a CDS encoding TetR/AcrR family transcriptional regulator — protein MTTSPARRGRPGYDLESLLQVAVKLFNERGYDGTSMEDLSRKLGITKSAIYHHVPSKEELLRLAVDRALDGLFAVADETAALEGPAIERLEHLVRGSVLVLADRLPFVTLLLRVRGNTKVERAALARRREFDHLVTDLVKQACAEGDVRPSLDPAVAARLLFGAVNSLIEWYRPRRDSPPTDLADAVCTMAFEGLRG, from the coding sequence GTGACGACCTCGCCGGCGCGGCGCGGCCGGCCCGGCTACGACCTGGAATCGCTGCTGCAGGTCGCGGTGAAGCTGTTCAACGAGCGCGGCTACGACGGGACCAGCATGGAGGACCTGTCGCGCAAGCTGGGCATCACGAAGTCCGCGATCTACCACCACGTGCCCAGCAAGGAGGAACTCCTGCGGCTGGCCGTGGACCGGGCGCTCGACGGCCTGTTCGCGGTCGCGGACGAGACCGCTGCGCTGGAAGGCCCCGCGATCGAGCGGCTGGAACACCTGGTCCGCGGCAGCGTGCTGGTGCTGGCCGACCGGCTGCCGTTCGTCACGCTGCTGCTGCGCGTGCGCGGCAACACCAAGGTCGAACGTGCCGCGCTGGCCCGCCGCCGCGAGTTCGACCATCTGGTGACCGACCTGGTGAAACAGGCCTGCGCCGAGGGCGATGTCCGGCCCAGCCTCGATCCCGCGGTGGCCGCCCGGCTGCTGTTCGGCGCGGTCAACTCGCTCATCGAGTGGTACCGGCCGCGCCGCGATTCCCCGCCCACGGATCTCGCGGACGCGGTGTGCACGATGGCCTTCGAAGGGTTGCGCGGCTGA
- a CDS encoding winged helix DNA-binding domain-containing protein: protein MHLSYRVLNRATLDRQLLLRRAKMPALDAVRHLAGLQAQAPFPPYYALWTRLHGFRPDDLARLLLDRRVVRIALMRGTVHLVTAEDALAWRPLVQTVMTRALAADSQHKVPLSRVDHALVTKAAVELLAERPYSSAELGAALAERFPDAPAGAHTHLVRNGLPLVQLPPRGVWGKAGQPTYQHASHWLHAVAAPAPDPAALVRRYLAAFGPAIIADVQTWSGLTKLSEVVEPMDLRTYRDPEQRVLYDLPEATLPDEDTPAPPRLLGPFDQTVLSYADRTRVLPEAHRKRLITQNGLVKGALLVGGHVGGTWETATARGLATLRLTAFDRLPKRDVAALESAGRRLLAWAEPELEHQVAWAEGL from the coding sequence GTGCACCTCTCCTACCGAGTCCTGAACCGCGCCACGCTCGACCGGCAGCTCCTGCTGCGCAGGGCCAAGATGCCCGCGCTCGACGCCGTCCGGCACCTGGCCGGATTGCAAGCCCAGGCACCATTCCCGCCGTACTACGCGCTGTGGACCCGGCTGCACGGCTTCCGCCCGGACGACCTGGCCCGGTTGCTGCTCGACCGCCGCGTCGTGCGGATCGCGTTGATGCGCGGCACCGTCCACCTGGTCACGGCCGAAGACGCGCTCGCGTGGCGTCCGCTGGTGCAGACGGTGATGACACGCGCCCTTGCCGCGGACAGCCAGCACAAGGTCCCGCTGTCCCGCGTCGACCACGCTCTCGTGACGAAAGCCGCGGTCGAGCTGCTCGCGGAGCGGCCGTATTCGAGTGCCGAACTCGGTGCAGCGCTGGCCGAGCGGTTCCCGGACGCGCCCGCGGGCGCACACACGCACCTGGTCCGCAACGGGCTCCCGCTCGTCCAGCTGCCGCCACGCGGGGTGTGGGGCAAAGCCGGGCAGCCGACGTACCAGCACGCCTCGCACTGGCTCCACGCCGTGGCCGCACCGGCGCCCGATCCGGCCGCACTCGTGCGCCGCTACCTCGCCGCGTTCGGCCCGGCCATCATCGCCGATGTGCAGACCTGGTCCGGGCTCACCAAGCTGAGCGAAGTCGTCGAGCCGATGGACCTGCGCACCTACCGCGATCCGGAACAACGGGTGCTCTACGACCTGCCCGAAGCGACCCTGCCGGACGAGGACACCCCGGCGCCGCCACGACTGCTCGGCCCGTTCGACCAGACGGTGCTCTCCTACGCCGACCGCACGCGGGTGCTCCCGGAGGCCCACCGCAAACGTTTGATCACCCAGAACGGCCTGGTCAAAGGCGCCCTGCTGGTCGGCGGCCACGTGGGCGGCACCTGGGAAACCGCCACCGCACGTGGGCTCGCCACGCTGCGGCTGACCGCGTTCGACCGGCTCCCGAAACGCGACGTCGCCGCCCTGGAAAGCGCCGGACGGCGGCTGCTGGCCTGGGCCGAGCCCGAGCTGGAGCACCAGGTCGCCTGGGCAGAAGGGCTGTGA
- a CDS encoding Tex family protein, whose product MSVQSVEQRIAEELGVREGQVKAAVGLLDEGSTVPFIARYRKEVTGMLDDAQLRTLEERLRYLRELDERRVAVLESIRGQGKLDEALEAQILAADTKSRLEDIYLPYKPKRRTKAQIAREAGLEPLADGLLNDPSTDPQAAAAVFVDADKGVADAQAALDGARSILVERFAEDADLIGELREKMWTEGHLASKVRAGKETDGAKFADYFEFSEPYTKLPSHRILAMLRGEKEEILDLSMEAAEPSSPAGDGGTSTAEPRVGPTDYEQRIAARFGIAQQGRPGDKWLGDTVRWAWRTKILLHLGIDLRMRLRQSAEDDAVRVFAANLRDLLLAAPAGTRATMGLDPGFRTGVKVAVVDATGKVVGTHVIYPHQPANKWDASIAELAALSAKHQVDLISIGNGTASRETDKLAGELIKKHPELKLTKAVVSEAGASVYSASAFASQELPDMDVSLRGAVSIARRLQDPLAELVKIDPKSIGVGQYQHDLPETSLSRSLDAVVEDCVNAVGVDVNTASAPLLTRVSGITTSLAENIVAHRDGNGPFRSRDALKGVARLGPKAFEQCAGFLRIPDGDDPLDASSVHPEAYPVVRRIVDHTGSGIRELIGNARTLQKLQPKQFVDDTFGLPTVTDILAELEKPGRDPRPAFKTATFAEGVDKISDLKPGMRLEGVVTNVAAFGAFIDVGVHQDGLAHVSALSKNFVKDPRDVVKPGDIVKVKVLDVDVPRKRISLTLRLDDEPGASSTGDRRGGGRDRGQSGQGGGQRRTQQNRGGGNRRDSGGAMADALRRAGFGN is encoded by the coding sequence GTGAGCGTGCAGTCGGTCGAACAGCGGATCGCCGAAGAGCTGGGGGTGCGCGAAGGACAGGTCAAGGCCGCCGTCGGTCTCCTCGACGAGGGGTCGACCGTGCCGTTCATCGCCCGGTATCGCAAGGAAGTCACCGGGATGCTCGACGACGCGCAGCTGCGCACGCTCGAGGAGCGGCTGCGCTATCTGCGCGAGCTGGACGAGCGGCGGGTCGCCGTGCTGGAATCGATCCGCGGCCAGGGCAAGCTGGACGAGGCGCTGGAGGCGCAGATCCTCGCCGCGGACACCAAGTCCCGGCTGGAGGACATCTACCTGCCCTACAAGCCGAAGCGGCGGACCAAGGCACAGATCGCCCGCGAGGCCGGGCTGGAACCGCTGGCCGACGGCCTGCTGAACGACCCGTCCACCGATCCGCAGGCGGCCGCCGCGGTATTCGTGGACGCGGACAAGGGCGTCGCGGACGCGCAGGCCGCGCTGGACGGGGCACGCTCGATCCTGGTCGAGCGGTTCGCCGAGGACGCCGACCTGATCGGCGAGCTGCGCGAGAAGATGTGGACCGAGGGGCATCTGGCCTCGAAGGTCCGTGCGGGCAAGGAGACCGACGGCGCGAAGTTCGCCGACTACTTCGAGTTCTCCGAGCCGTACACGAAGCTCCCTTCGCACCGGATCCTCGCGATGCTGCGTGGCGAGAAGGAAGAAATTCTCGACCTGTCCATGGAGGCCGCGGAGCCTTCCTCGCCCGCCGGCGACGGAGGCACGAGCACAGCGGAGCCGCGGGTCGGACCAACCGACTACGAGCAGCGCATCGCCGCCCGGTTCGGCATCGCCCAGCAGGGCCGCCCAGGAGACAAGTGGCTCGGCGACACCGTGCGCTGGGCCTGGCGCACGAAAATCCTGCTGCACCTGGGCATCGACCTGCGGATGCGGCTGCGTCAGTCGGCCGAGGACGACGCCGTGCGCGTGTTCGCCGCGAACCTGCGTGACCTGCTGCTGGCCGCGCCCGCGGGGACCCGCGCGACGATGGGTCTCGACCCGGGTTTCCGCACCGGTGTGAAGGTGGCCGTGGTCGACGCGACCGGCAAGGTCGTGGGCACCCACGTGATCTACCCCCACCAGCCGGCGAACAAGTGGGACGCCTCGATCGCCGAGCTGGCCGCGCTGTCGGCGAAGCACCAGGTCGACCTGATCTCGATCGGCAACGGCACGGCCTCACGGGAGACCGACAAACTCGCCGGCGAGCTGATCAAGAAGCACCCCGAGCTGAAGCTGACCAAGGCCGTGGTGTCCGAAGCGGGCGCGTCGGTGTATTCGGCTTCGGCGTTCGCTTCGCAGGAGCTGCCGGATATGGACGTGTCGCTGCGGGGCGCGGTCTCCATCGCGCGCCGGCTGCAGGATCCGCTGGCCGAGCTGGTGAAGATCGACCCGAAGTCGATCGGTGTCGGCCAATATCAGCACGACCTGCCGGAGACCTCGCTGTCGCGCTCGCTGGACGCGGTGGTGGAAGACTGTGTGAACGCGGTCGGGGTGGACGTGAACACCGCGTCGGCGCCGCTGCTGACCCGCGTCTCCGGCATCACGACTTCGCTGGCCGAGAACATCGTCGCGCACCGCGACGGCAACGGCCCGTTCCGCAGCCGCGACGCGCTCAAGGGCGTCGCGCGGCTCGGCCCGAAGGCGTTCGAGCAGTGCGCGGGCTTCCTACGCATCCCGGACGGCGACGACCCGCTCGACGCGTCGTCGGTGCACCCGGAGGCCTACCCGGTGGTGCGGCGGATCGTCGACCACACCGGCAGCGGCATCCGCGAGCTGATCGGCAACGCGCGCACGCTGCAGAAGCTGCAGCCGAAGCAGTTCGTGGACGACACTTTCGGCCTGCCGACGGTCACCGACATCCTCGCCGAACTGGAGAAGCCGGGCCGCGACCCGCGTCCGGCGTTCAAGACCGCGACCTTCGCCGAGGGCGTGGACAAGATCTCCGACCTCAAGCCGGGGATGCGGCTGGAGGGCGTGGTCACCAACGTGGCCGCCTTCGGCGCGTTCATCGACGTCGGCGTGCACCAGGACGGCCTCGCGCACGTCTCGGCGCTGTCCAAGAACTTCGTGAAGGACCCGCGCGACGTGGTGAAGCCGGGTGACATCGTGAAGGTCAAGGTGCTCGACGTCGACGTGCCGCGCAAGCGGATCTCGCTGACCCTGCGGCTGGACGACGAGCCCGGGGCCTCCTCCACCGGGGACCGCCGCGGCGGCGGCCGGGACCGTGGCCAGAGTGGTCAGGGCGGCGGTCAGCGGCGCACCCAGCAGAACCGCGGCGGCGGTAACCGGCGGGACTCCGGCGGCGCCATGGCGGACGCCTTACGGCGCGCCGGTTTCGGCAACTAA
- a CDS encoding acyl-CoA dehydrogenase has product MLLNPHAYDPQRFDHETRRLLRATIDWFESRGKAKLAEDYHARTFYADFLAFAGKERLFATFLTPAPDAAGDPAKRWDTSRIAALSEILGFYGLNYWYPWQVTILGLGPVWQSANGAARARAAEALDAGGAGAFGLSEKHHGADIYSSDLVLTPDGAGGYRATGSKYYIGNGNCARTVSVFGRIDGVAGPDQYVFFYADSARPNYHVVKNVVPSQMFVAEFRLEDYPVREQDILHTGAEAFSAALNTVNIGKFNLCFGGIGMATHSLYEAITHACNRILYGHPVTDFPHVRRQFVEAYVRLAGMKLFSGRAVDYFRSANQEDRRYLLYNPITKMKVTTEARKVIGLVADVVAAKGFEADTYLAMAKNDIDGLPKLEGTVAVNLALIAKFMPAYLFSPQEYPPVPTRDDAADDGFLFRQGAARGLAKIRFHDWKPAYEKASRIPNVACFTEQARRLVRLLAEAAPDEAQQADLDFGLALTELFTLVVYGQLILEQAELTGIEDDVLDQLFAVLVQDFSAAAVDLHGKPGSTDKQQELALAAVRKPIVDDERFARVWEQVRALSGAYEMNP; this is encoded by the coding sequence ATGCTGCTGAATCCGCACGCGTACGACCCGCAGCGGTTCGATCACGAGACCCGGCGGCTGCTGCGTGCCACGATCGACTGGTTCGAATCGCGGGGCAAGGCCAAGCTCGCCGAGGACTACCACGCGCGCACCTTCTACGCCGATTTCCTGGCGTTCGCCGGGAAAGAACGACTGTTCGCCACCTTCCTCACACCTGCGCCGGACGCCGCGGGGGACCCGGCCAAACGCTGGGACACCAGCCGGATCGCCGCGCTCTCGGAGATCCTCGGCTTCTACGGGCTCAACTACTGGTATCCCTGGCAGGTCACCATCCTCGGCCTCGGCCCGGTCTGGCAGAGCGCGAACGGCGCCGCCCGCGCTCGTGCCGCGGAGGCACTCGACGCGGGTGGCGCCGGTGCGTTCGGACTGTCCGAAAAGCACCACGGCGCGGACATCTACTCGTCGGATCTGGTGCTCACCCCGGACGGCGCGGGCGGCTACCGCGCCACCGGGTCGAAGTACTACATCGGCAACGGCAACTGTGCGCGGACGGTGTCGGTGTTCGGCCGGATCGACGGCGTGGCAGGGCCGGACCAGTACGTCTTCTTCTACGCCGACTCGGCGCGCCCGAACTACCACGTGGTGAAGAACGTGGTGCCCTCGCAGATGTTCGTCGCCGAGTTTCGGCTGGAGGACTATCCGGTGCGGGAGCAGGACATCCTGCACACCGGCGCCGAGGCGTTCAGCGCTGCCCTCAACACGGTCAACATCGGCAAGTTCAACCTGTGTTTCGGCGGCATCGGGATGGCCACGCATTCGCTGTACGAGGCGATCACGCACGCCTGCAACCGGATCCTCTACGGCCACCCGGTGACCGATTTCCCGCACGTCCGCCGCCAATTCGTGGAGGCGTACGTGCGGCTGGCCGGGATGAAGCTGTTCTCCGGCCGTGCGGTGGACTACTTCCGCTCGGCGAACCAGGAAGACCGCCGTTACCTGCTGTACAACCCGATCACCAAGATGAAGGTGACCACCGAGGCGCGCAAGGTGATCGGTCTGGTCGCGGATGTGGTGGCGGCCAAGGGTTTCGAGGCGGACACCTATCTCGCGATGGCCAAGAACGACATCGACGGCCTGCCCAAGCTGGAGGGTACGGTCGCGGTGAACCTCGCGTTGATCGCGAAGTTCATGCCGGCCTACCTGTTCTCCCCGCAGGAATACCCGCCGGTGCCGACCCGCGACGACGCGGCGGACGACGGGTTCCTCTTCCGCCAGGGCGCGGCGCGCGGCCTGGCGAAGATCCGTTTCCACGACTGGAAACCGGCCTACGAGAAGGCGTCGCGAATCCCGAACGTCGCCTGCTTCACCGAACAAGCGCGGCGGCTCGTCCGCCTCCTCGCCGAGGCCGCCCCGGACGAGGCGCAGCAGGCCGATCTCGACTTCGGGCTCGCGCTCACGGAGCTGTTCACGCTCGTGGTCTACGGCCAGCTGATTCTGGAACAGGCCGAGCTGACCGGCATCGAGGACGACGTGCTCGACCAGCTTTTCGCCGTGCTGGTGCAGGATTTCAGCGCGGCGGCGGTGGATCTGCACGGCAAGCCCGGCTCCACGGACAAGCAGCAGGAACTCGCGCTGGCGGCCGTGCGCAAGCCGATCGTGGACGACGAGCGGTTCGCCCGGGTGTGGGAGCAGGTGCGTGCGCTTTCCGGCGCGTACGAGATGAATCCCTGA